AAAAAGTCTTGGGCAAAACAATTTTGGAGTTAGCACATCAATATTGGCAGGACATTGTTGAGGCTGAACACAGTTTACTGATTCAAAGCCTGCGTCAATTGGCACAAAAAGAATCGTATTTTGATGTGCTTGCCGATGAGCTCGATCAACCTCTCGATGCCAAAATTGCCAATGATGCTTTAAATTTTATGCATTTTTGGAGCTTGATTCAAAAGCATGAAGTTGATGCTGCGCAGTTCAATTTGCTTGAATTGATCAATACCGAATATTTCCAAACTGAATTTTTTAATGCCTTTGATGCGTTAGAGATTACTGAGCGTAAAGCCCAACGCCGTGTGATTTTGCAGGAAGCCTTTAAGTTGTATCAACTTGAATGTTATGCAGGCTGTATCCCTGTGATTTATGCACAACTCGAAGGGCTGTTGACCGATGTACTGATTGAGCAAGGCTTCTTAAAACAGAGCCAAACCAAATTGGTCGATGTGTATAAAATCGTACCCGGTTTAAAGGGCAATGAAATTAAGAGCTTGTGGCATAAATCAAAAATTGCCGGTGAATTAAATCGTTATTTTGCAGAGTTGGCAGCCTACAAAATGGACAGTAGTTCTACTGTGACCATGACCCGACACAATATGTTGCATGGCACGGATGTTGACAACTTCAATCAGGAACGTAGTTTTATCTTGTTTATTTGGTTGTTCTCAGCAGTCAGCTTTATGAGTACCTTAAGAAAATAAAGATTTACATAAAGAAGGTAAATAAATATTTACCTTCTTATTGCTATACTTCTTTCAAATCTAATATGAATCAACACGATTTATTAGTTCTTTGATCTCTTTTTTTAGAGTACAAGCTTTTCTACAATGACGGTAGGTGAGAACTTTTTCCCAATTCTGATCTTTGATCAGGCAAACCTTAAAATATCCATTACCTTTACCATTATATTTATACCAACCCACATCTAGTACTATGTTTTTCTCTAAAAATTTTATTTGTAATAAATCTTCAGAAAAATCTAAGAAAGAATTTTTATTTAGCTTGTAATCACTATTCAACCAAGAAAGATTATCAAAATTCACAACGCCTGTTCTTATATTGATTCCCCACCATAATGTTGCTTCAGATAACTCGCTTTGGCTCATATTTTAACTGTCCTTAATCAAAAATATAGCTCACTATATACCAAGATAATTGCTCATACTTTAGTTTTAATCTTGCACTATGAGCTGTTTAATTTTGGTCGCTTTTTCAAAATGATCCAATCGATGCGTTTGGATCCACCATGTTGCAACTTGCATTAAAGTGTCTGGATCATCATTTTTATTGGCAAAGAAGGCATAAAACGATAAGCCGACATTGTCACCTTTCTGTCTGATTTTATTTTCGCAAATTTGAATAATTTTTTGTTTTAGCTTCGAATCAAGTTTGGTTTTTTGAGTATCTGGCATCGTTTTACTTCTAACGGTCATTTTTGATGTTTAAAAAATGACTGTAACACTTGTAAGCAAAAAATACTGCGCAACAGCATGTAGTCACTTTGTTGCAAAATGATGCTAAAAACATGCAAGTGAATGAAATGCTGTATAAATAATTGTTAGACAATTTAATGATTCATCCAGAGATCAATCCCATCAGAGGTGCAGACATGAGCAACAATAAAAATGTAGAGCAATTGAAAGATAAAGCAGCTGATTTAGGTGCGGATATTAAGCATAAAGCGCAAGAAGTAAAATTAGACGGTGAAAAAGCGTTGGATGATTTAAAACATTCAGCCAAAGAAGCCAAGCTTGAAGGTGAGAAAAAGCTCGATGAACTCAAACGAGACACTGAAGCAAAGCAAGCTGAACATAAAGCGACAACCAACGATAAAGTGGATGAAGCCAAAACCAAGGCAGCTGATTTAAAAGATCAAGCGCATGAGAAATTTGATCATTTAAAAACTGAAGCCAGCCATAAATTGGAAGAGGCCAAGTTAAAGGCTACTGAGCTTAAACATGATGCAACAGTGAAACTTGATGAGCTTAAAGTTCAAGCCACAGAAAAATTGGATGATTTAAAGAAGAAAGCAACCGAAACCTTAAACAAATTTAAAGGCAACGACAAAGCTTAAAATTCATTCTTTGATCAAACGTTTTGAACAAAAAAAGAGTGATTCAATCACTCTTTTTTATTGAACATATCAGGCGAATGAAAATGACGTTAAATCCAAGTATTAGATATTTTTACGGTACTCAATTTTGCGCACTTGGTTATTCACCACCGTGACTGCATAAATATTTTCACCAATATTATATTCATATTGCATCGCATTTACCGTATTTGTACCTTCATGCCACGCCGTCGTTTTCATCGACTGGGGGGACTGTGCAGTGCGATCAATCAATTGATCTAAACTATCGCCAACGGTAATGGTTTGGTTGGTTGCGGTACGGAAACTATAGGTTTCGGTCATGCTGGCAAACACAATGCCAGAACAGGACAGTGCTAAAATCAGTGCCATGATTTTTTTCATCAAGTATCTCTCTTTATCTGAATTCACATTATGAGTATAGAAGTGTGATTTAAATAACACAAATCATGGTGAGTGATACTTTGGTTGAATTTATTGATCTTTTAATAGGATTCAGCTGTGTCAGTGTGCTAACAGGGGCATGAGAATCCTCATCCATGGTCTTAGAATACTTAACCTCAAGCACATTTAAGGCTAAACTAACTGATTCAGCTGTATGTCCATCTTTGGAGTAAATTATGTCGTGGCTTTCTTCTCTCAAATCTGTTTTTTCGCCTGCGAAGGAGGTCAAAGAAGAGGAAATCCAAAACGTATTACAGTCTTATTTATTGCCTCGTACAAATGCACCCCTCAAAGACCGTATCAGCCAAGTCAATGTTGAAGGTCGTGTGCTACAGATCACCATCAATACCTTTAAATCTGAAGCAGATGATTTACAAAAAATCCATGATGACCTTGCAGATGCCCTAGAGCCATGTGGTATTCAAGAATTGAATATGCATGTGATTCAACAAAAGCATGAACATACATCAGGTGGCTGTGGACATGACCACAAAGCGGGGGAAAGTTGCTCAAGTCAGCCAAAGACAGCAAGCGCACCAACAAAATCGAATTTACCGCCTGTGGTCGATGCATCTGGCACGACTGAAGCACCGATTCCAATGAAAAAACCTGCGCCAGAAAACATCGATCCAAATAATCCTCCGATTCAAAAAGCAGCGCCTTTGCAACGTGATGTACCAAAACATCCACGCATCCAAAACGTGATTTTGGTGTCATCCGGCAAAGGTGGTGTGGGTAAATCGACCACCACAGTGAATCTTGCTTTAGCCATGCAAAAGCTCGGTTTAAAGGTTGGCGTGTTAGATGCAGACATCTATGGTCCAAGTATTCCGACCATGTTAGGCAATGCCGGACGTACCCCAATGATTGAGGCAGAACAATTTGTGCCGATTGAAGCTTATGGTATGGCAGTGCTGTCGATTGGGCATTTAACCGGGGACAACAATACCCCTGTGGCATGGCGTGGTCCAAAAGCCACCGGTGCCTTAATGCAACTGTTTAACCAAACTTTATGGCCAGACCTAGATGTATTGGTGATTGATATGCCACCGGGTACAGGCGATATTCAATTAACTTTAGCGCAGCGTATTCCAGTAACAGGGGCGGTGATTGTGACCACACCACAAAATGTCGCATTATTGGATGCCACCAAGGGGATCGCACTGTTTAATAAAGTGGGTATTCCGGTCATGGGCGTGGTTGAAAATATGTCGACGCATATTTGTTCCAACTGTGGTCATGAAGAGCAAATTTTTGGTACAGGCGGTGGCGATCAGTTGGCAACGCAATATGACATTCCATTGCTTGGGCGTTTACCGTTAAATGCATCGATTCGTGAAAATGCCGATTTGGGTAAACCCTCTGTCATTGCAGGCGATGCTGCCGCGGCAAACTATATCGAGATTGCACAGAAAATTGTCGATCAATTACCAAAAGCAGAAAAAGCACAGAACCGTATTTTTTAATCCGATTGAGTAGGCGATCTTGTATTCAATAGAATGTCATTAAAGCCTCTGTTTAAGTAAGCCTTGAAGCAAACACAAAAGCCCAATTTCAATTGGGCTTTTTTATGCTTAAAAGATTTCATTTAGATTGACCTGATCTGTCACATTCCGATGAATGGTCAAAAAATCGCTAATT
The sequence above is drawn from the Acinetobacter lanii genome and encodes:
- the apbC gene encoding iron-sulfur cluster carrier protein ApbC — translated: MSWLSSLKSVFSPAKEVKEEEIQNVLQSYLLPRTNAPLKDRISQVNVEGRVLQITINTFKSEADDLQKIHDDLADALEPCGIQELNMHVIQQKHEHTSGGCGHDHKAGESCSSQPKTASAPTKSNLPPVVDASGTTEAPIPMKKPAPENIDPNNPPIQKAAPLQRDVPKHPRIQNVILVSSGKGGVGKSTTTVNLALAMQKLGLKVGVLDADIYGPSIPTMLGNAGRTPMIEAEQFVPIEAYGMAVLSIGHLTGDNNTPVAWRGPKATGALMQLFNQTLWPDLDVLVIDMPPGTGDIQLTLAQRIPVTGAVIVTTPQNVALLDATKGIALFNKVGIPVMGVVENMSTHICSNCGHEEQIFGTGGGDQLATQYDIPLLGRLPLNASIRENADLGKPSVIAGDAAAANYIEIAQKIVDQLPKAEKAQNRIF
- a CDS encoding DUF6500 family protein, translated to MPDTQKTKLDSKLKQKIIQICENKIRQKGDNVGLSFYAFFANKNDDPDTLMQVATWWIQTHRLDHFEKATKIKQLIVQD